The genomic stretch TCAGCATGTAGTGCCTTAGCGATAATCTCCGCCATTTGCGGAATATAAGGAGCCATTTTTGGCTTTTGTGCAATAATAGTAGAATCAATATTTCCAAGCTTATATCCGCGTTCTTCTGCAAGCTCCCAGACTCGCTCCAGCAGCTTCAAGCTGTCAGCATCCTTAAATACAGGATCCGTATCAGGAAAATGCTTACCGATATCCCCCAAGCCTAGTGCGCCGAGGATTGCATCGCTGACTGCATGCAGTAATACATCGGCATCAGAATGACCAATTAAACCTTTTTCATAAGGAATCGTTACACCGCCGATAATACATGGCCTGCCTTCCACCAACTGATGGACATCAA from Paenibacillus polygoni encodes the following:
- the ispF gene encoding 2-C-methyl-D-erythritol 2,4-cyclodiphosphate synthase; the encoded protein is MIRVGQGFDVHQLVEGRPCIIGGVTIPYEKGLIGHSDADVLLHAVSDAILGALGLGDIGKHFPDTDPVFKDADSLKLLERVWELAEERGYKLGNIDSTIIAQKPKMAPYIPQMAEIIAKALHAEVSQVNVKATTTEQLGFAGRGEGIAAQSVVCLIQPVLSS